A region from the Hydra vulgaris chromosome 08, alternate assembly HydraT2T_AEP genome encodes:
- the LOC136084256 gene encoding uncharacterized protein LOC136084256: MSFKNIFQSFKEKYDFIKNKLKKGNIFSKKSGYSNKQCEPILIKYNRKSFEEISNSCTSYHPTIRCGSENEDIYIPSKSLLLLKYERLIKNIDCIKQFNCDHVNNTFYSYVVCSETSARFKRVLWAKPHQPVGRWTNPLLYLISKKRLDDDMSLVESPKQNVSPSRNNVWKYTPKEDMFTLGNKHPSQLSAEQYLVYLYYKEYDRIHNTAPSSSKQGSKQAKCCYCSWQESFF, encoded by the exons atgagttttaaaaatatttttcaatcttttaaagaaaagtatgattttataaagaataagttaaaaaaaggtaaCATCTTTTCGAAAAAAAGCGGTTACTCGAATAAACAATGTGAACcaattcttataaaatataatagaaaaagttttgaagAGATATCAAACAGTTGTACATCGTATCACCCCACTATAAGGTGTGGTTCAGAAAATGAGGATATTTATATTCCGAGCAAAAGTTTACTGTTGTTGAAATATGAAAGATTAATTAAGAACATTGACTGCATAAAGCAGTTCAATTGCGATCATGTGAATAACACTTTTTATTCCTACGTGGTTTGTTCGGAAACTTCGGCCag atttaaaagagTTCTGTGGGCAAAGCCCCATCAACCAGTCGGACGTTGGACTAATCCACTACTTTACCTCATATCTAAAAAAAG ACTCGATGACGATATGAGCTTAGTAGAATCACCCAAACAAAATGTTTCACCCAGCCGAAACAATGTTTGGAAATACACTCCAAAAGAGGATATGTTTACATTGGGGAACAAACATCCTTCGCAACTTTCTGCTGAGCAATATTTGGTATATTTGTACTACAAAGAATATGACAG AATACACAATACTGCACCATCATCTTCAAAACAAGGTTCCAAACAAGCAAAATGTTGTTATTGTTCCTGGCAAgaatcgtttttttaa